The following is a genomic window from Parcubacteria group bacterium CG10_big_fil_rev_8_21_14_0_10_36_14.
TTATGGATTTTATAAATTTTTTAATCGACAATTACAATATCCCGATTTTAACCACTTTTCTTTTAGGCGTGCTTACTTCAATCAGCCCTTGTCCACTTGCCACCAACATCACCGCCATTGCTTATATTTCCAAAGAAATCAAAACCGCTAAACACACCTTGCTTAACGGAATTTTTTACACGCTTGGACGGGGAGCAAGTTATACCATTTTAGCCACTCTGATTTATTTCGGTTTATCCTCTTTTCAAATTTCAAGCATTTTTCAAGGCTGGGGTGATAAAGTTTTGGGTTCGGTTTTGATAATCATCGGCTTAATAATGTTTGGAATAATTAAAATAAATTTTGGCAAAGGTGGAGAAAAAATTGAAAGAATAAAACTCTGGCTGTCTCAAAAAGGATTTATCAGTTCTTTCCTTTTAGGTATACTTTTTGCTTTGGCATTTTGCCCTTATAGCGGAGTTTTATTTTTCGGCGCGCTTATTCCTTTGGTTTTAAAATCCACCGAGGGTTTAATCTTGCCACCGATTTTCGCTCTTGGTACGGGATTGCCTGTAATTTTGTTTTCTTTCGTTATCGCTTTTATGGTGCAAAAACTTGGTCAGGTTTTTCAAATCATGCAAAAGATTGAAAAAGTAATGCGTTATTCCGTGGCGACAATTTTTGTCATGGCGGGGATTTACTATTTGCAATTTTTGATTAAATATTTTGCTATCTTATGAAAAACAAAATTATAATTCCCACAATTTTATTTATTGCCGTTCTGATTTCTTCATTTTTTGCGCTTTCGCAAGAAAAAGACAAAAACTAAATTTCAACAAACGAAACGGTGGTGGAAGAAAACCAATCAGCAGATCAAATTATTCTTTTTTACGGCGATGGCTGTCCACATTGCACGATTGTTGAGGAATACATCAAAGAAAATAGTATTGGCGATAAAATTTCTTTCGCCCAAAAAGAAGTTTGTTACAATCAAAACAACGCTAAAAAGTTGGGAGCCAAGGCGAAAATTTGCGGATTGCCGACCGATTCAATCGGCGTGCCTTTTCTCTGGGATGGCGAGAAATGTTTAATCGGCGACCAAGACATTATTAATTTCTTTAAGCAAAAAACTAACGGGTAATAATATGAAAAAAATATCAATTTATCTTTTATTTATTTTCGCGATTAGCTTTCTTTTTGCCGATTGTTTTGATCAACACGAAAGTTGTCTATATTAGCTTCAATATTCTGAAAAAAATCCGGTTGACCAATCACTATATCAGCCGACTGGCCATTTGCAGTCGGGAATTGGTTCCAAATTAATAACACGATTATTATAAGCATCAGCCACGGCAAGTTTGCTTCCGTCGGTTGTTACTCCTGTCGGCCAACGTAATTTATCTGGAGCAGTGCCAGGAAAATTTTGAGTCATATCCTTTTAGCCTATAACTAAATCAGCAGGAGTATGATCTTGGGTAGGAATCCTGTTCCAAATTAAAACTCGGTTATTATAGGTATCGGAAACAATTAACCTTTTTCCGTCGGAGACGACCTTCATAGGATAGTTTAAGTTAGTGGCGCTACCGGCGTTATTAAAATCATCAGCATATAAAATTAAGTCTGCTGCTTGGCCGGTTTTAAACCAACCTTCTGGTTTGGTAATTACTTGTTTATATAGTCTTGCAGATGGTATTTTGGGGAAAACATTTGTCAGTGAATCAGAAAACGGCAACTTTTTTTGGAAAAACAAAGAAGCAACAACAATTACCACAGCAACGGCAAGGGTAATTACGAGTATGTTTTTAAAGGGTTTTTTCATAGGCAATAGTCTTAATTAGTTCTATATCTTTTCTCATCAATCCATGACCAAACACTAAAAAGGATAACCAATAATAATCCTGGTAAAAGATGGCTTTGCCCGCCCGAGCGTTCAGTCTCTGTCGCGCTTCGCGCGGCAATCAGTCGGAGTTTCGTTCAAAAAAGGTTCGGGCTTCGTTCAGCAATTGCGACCAAGTTAGACATTTTAAATTTTCAGGGGAAAGAGTTTGCTCGCTCGCCCCGCCTTCGGCGGGTCTCGCTTCGCCGTGCGGGATAAACTCCGGCGGGGCGAGCGAACAAACAAACGCCTCTGAATTTGAAAAAAGTTTAAGTTGGTCGGGCTGGGCGGATTTGAACCTGCCTGCCTGCCGGCAGGCCACCGGTCTCGTCGTCCCGAAGTATCTCACTAAAATCGGGGATACTGGATTTGAACCAGCGACCTCGTCGTCCCGAACGACGCGCGCTACCAGCTGCGCTAATCCCCGATTTTGGCGAGATATACAACAACGTGCCTGTCTGCCGGCAGGCAGGCACTACCAGCTGCACTACAACCCATTAACATAAACAGTTATATCATAATTTATTAAAAAAATCAATATTCGATTCCCGGCACAGCGACAGATTTTAACCGGTCAAATGGATGCTTTATATTTTTTATTTCACTTATCAAGTTAGCTCGCTCGGCAATTTCTTTCGGTAATCCCCTGCCGGTTAAAACTAAAAATTTTTCTTTTGGAAAATTATCAATAAAATTAAGCGCGTCCTGTAGCGTAATTTGATTCAAACGGATGGAATTTAATAATTCATCCAAAATAAGGACGTCTGACTTATCCACAAGCTCTTTGGCTTTATTTAGCGCATTTTGTGCTTGTTGCAGATCGTCTTCATTATTACTGAGCCGAAAACCCCCTCTAATTTCCCCTTGGAAAGGGGAAGAAAATATGCGGTTTTGTCCAAAGATATGTGCTTCTATTCCCAGCTGTTTTAATGTTTTAAACTCGTTACAATAATCCGAATTTTTATCAAAAAAAACAATGGCACAGGTTTTGCCTGCGCCATGAGCTCTTATCAAAGTTCCAAGAGCGGCCGTTGTCTTTCCTTTACCTCCACCGGTATAAATATAAAGCATATTTATGAGCATTTAGAATATCCGCAACTTCGGCAAAGCATACAACCTTCCGAGAGTTCTAATATTGCATGACACTCCGGACATTCCGGAGCAAATCCACGGTCAGCAATCTTAACTTCTGTTTTAGAGTATTCTACAGCCCTTAGCTCTGCTACAACATCGTCTTCCATTCCTGCCGCAGGCAATTCTTCTAGTTTTTCTTCTGTCATTATTTTTTCTTGAGGTTTTTTGAATCCAAGTTCAAGTTTTTGTTGTGCCGCGTTTATATGTTCGCGCAAAATAACTCCAATTGCGTCAGGAATAGATAAAACTTGACCATACTTACTCCAGCTTGGCATCGGTCCGCGGATTCCTCTCAGTTGCTCAAACACTTCCTCCACGTCAATTCCTGAACGCAAAGCTAATGATATAAGTCGGCAGATAGCTTCTGATTTTGCCGCAAAAAATCCTCCGGTTTTGCCAATCGTGGCAAAAACCTCAAACGGTTTACCATTTTCATCGTCATTCACAGTGACAAAAAGCGTTCCATATCCAGTTTTAATCTTATATGTGCTCCCAGAACACACCTCCGGTCTTGGCTTTGGTGTTAGACTTATTTTTGGAGCCTCAGCCTCTTGCTCTTTTTTTTCTTCTTTTGAATATAAGACAGCCAAATCGCGTGAACCGTCGCGGTAGTATGTCATTCCTTTACATCCCAAATCGTATGCCTGTATATATAGTTGGCGCACATCTTCTTCGGTATGGTTGTTTGGCGCGTTTACGGTTTTTGAGATACTAGAATCAACATATTTTTGTATAACCGCCTGCATTTTTATATGTTCCGAAGGAGTAAGCTCTTTTGCTGTTACAAAATATTCCGGTCTTTCTTCGTTTGGATGCTCAGCCTGATGTTTTTCGTAAAGTGGATGCATAATCTCATGCTCACCTAAACGATCTTTGCGGATTGTAACAAAATCATAAACAGGTTCTATCCCGGAAGATGCGTTTGCCAAAAGACCTGTGCTTCCTGTTGGCGCTTGAGTCAAGAGAAAAGCATTTCTTATACCATATTGGCTGATGCCGGCGCGAATATCTTCTGGAAGTTGTTTTATGAAATATCCTTGTAAATATTTTTCCGCATCAAATTTTGGGAAGCTTCCTTTTATCTTGGCAAGTTCTACAGATGCTCTATAGCTCTCATCTCGTAAAAAAGAAAAAAGCTTATCGCAAAAAGCGATTGCTTCTTCTGTCCCATATCTTATTTTCAATTTTATTAGCATGTCCGCGAGACCCATTGTTCCCAAACCGACTCTACGAACATTTTTTTGCGCCATTTTATTTTCAGGATAAAAATATTCAGTAACGTCAATAGCGTTATCCAAAAGGTGGATCGCTTTGTGTATTGTTGATTTTAGAGAATCCCAATTTACTTCGTCGTTTTTTATAAAATTGGAAAGGTTGATTGAACCAAGATTACAAACTCCCCATGCGCCAAGTGGTTGTTCACCACAAGGATTAGTTGAAATTAATTCTTCAAAATACCAACTGTTTGATTGCTTATTGGCGCGTTCCATAAAAAATACACCCGGCTCGCCTGATGCCCACGCAGATTCGCATATCATATCCCAGATAGCTTTTGCGCGAACGGTTCTATATGTTCTTTCTTTCCATTTTAGGTCCCAATCGGTGTCTGCTTTTACTGCCTTCATAAAAGAATCCGAGATACAAACCGATAGATTGGCATTCGTTACCAATCCCATTGTTCTTTTTACAGTTATAAATTCTTCAATATCCGGATGATCAACATCAAGCATGAGCATCAGTGCCCCGCGTCTTGAACCGCCCTGAGTAATTAAGCCCGTTACATAAGAATACAATCCGCCAAAAGAAACCGCTCCGCTCGCTGTTCCGTTTACGCCTTTTACATAACTTCCTTTTGGTCTCAAGGTTGAAATATTCACGCCAACTCCCCCTCCGCGTGCCATTATTTCCGCCATTCTTGTGACAGATTCCATAATGCCTCCTCGTGAATCCGCCGGAGACGGAATCACGAAGCAGTTATAAAAAGTTCGCTGACCAATCGCGCCTGCGCCTGACAAGATTCTTCCACCGGGAATAAATTTGAAGTTTTCCATTGCATCATAAAATGAATATTCAGCCGACTGTCTTGCCTCATCTACTTTTTCAACTTTTGCTATCGTTTTGGCAACACGCAACCACATCTCTTCTGGCTTATGTTCGATTAAATTGCCATTTTCATCTTTAGCGGCATACCTGTCAAGAAAAACTTTTTTATGTATCCCTTGTAATTCCATAGTAGTTTATTAGTTTAATTAAGTTATGTTTCAAT
Proteins encoded in this region:
- a CDS encoding cytochrome C biogenesis protein, whose amino-acid sequence is MDFINFLIDNYNIPILTTFLLGVLTSISPCPLATNITAIAYISKEIKTAKHTLLNGIFYTLGRGASYTILATLIYFGLSSFQISSIFQGWGDKVLGSVLIIIGLIMFGIIKINFGKGGEKIERIKLWLSQKGFISSFLLGILFALAFCPYSGVLFFGALIPLVLKSTEGLILPPIFALGTGLPVILFSFVIAFMVQKLGQVFQIMQKIEKVMRYSVATIFVMAGIYYLQFLIKYFAIL
- a CDS encoding cob(I)yrinic acid a,c-diamide adenosyltransferase codes for the protein MLINMLYIYTGGGKGKTTAALGTLIRAHGAGKTCAIVFFDKNSDYCNEFKTLKQLGIEAHIFGQNRIFSSPFQGEIRGGFRLSNNEDDLQQAQNALNKAKELVDKSDVLILDELLNSIRLNQITLQDALNFIDNFPKEKFLVLTGRGLPKEIAERANLISEIKNIKHPFDRLKSVAVPGIEY
- a CDS encoding ribonucleoside-diphosphate reductase, adenosylcobalamin-dependent, producing MELQGIHKKVFLDRYAAKDENGNLIEHKPEEMWLRVAKTIAKVEKVDEARQSAEYSFYDAMENFKFIPGGRILSGAGAIGQRTFYNCFVIPSPADSRGGIMESVTRMAEIMARGGGVGVNISTLRPKGSYVKGVNGTASGAVSFGGLYSYVTGLITQGGSRRGALMLMLDVDHPDIEEFITVKRTMGLVTNANLSVCISDSFMKAVKADTDWDLKWKERTYRTVRAKAIWDMICESAWASGEPGVFFMERANKQSNSWYFEELISTNPCGEQPLGAWGVCNLGSINLSNFIKNDEVNWDSLKSTIHKAIHLLDNAIDVTEYFYPENKMAQKNVRRVGLGTMGLADMLIKLKIRYGTEEAIAFCDKLFSFLRDESYRASVELAKIKGSFPKFDAEKYLQGYFIKQLPEDIRAGISQYGIRNAFLLTQAPTGSTGLLANASSGIEPVYDFVTIRKDRLGEHEIMHPLYEKHQAEHPNEERPEYFVTAKELTPSEHIKMQAVIQKYVDSSISKTVNAPNNHTEEDVRQLYIQAYDLGCKGMTYYRDGSRDLAVLYSKEEKKEQEAEAPKISLTPKPRPEVCSGSTYKIKTGYGTLFVTVNDDENGKPFEVFATIGKTGGFFAAKSEAICRLISLALRSGIDVEEVFEQLRGIRGPMPSWSKYGQVLSIPDAIGVILREHINAAQQKLELGFKKPQEKIMTEEKLEELPAAGMEDDVVAELRAVEYSKTEVKIADRGFAPECPECHAILELSEGCMLCRSCGYSKCS